A genomic window from Sphingobacterium spiritivorum includes:
- a CDS encoding hydrogenase maturation nickel metallochaperone HypA/HybF — protein sequence MHETGIVQEIFDTLREEYPDRYQEIVKIRLEAGLLSNIQPILIQNAFEAYITGDAWFRNTELEVKVLPILAFCENCKKSFEVVFHRFVCSCGITSDKVIQGEELRITQVTFKNNEHE from the coding sequence ATGCACGAAACCGGAATAGTACAAGAAATATTTGATACGCTGCGGGAAGAATATCCCGACCGTTATCAGGAAATCGTGAAAATCAGACTCGAGGCAGGACTCTTAAGTAATATTCAGCCTATTCTGATACAAAATGCTTTTGAAGCCTATATTACGGGAGATGCCTGGTTCAGAAATACAGAACTGGAAGTGAAAGTTTTACCCATACTGGCCTTTTGTGAGAACTGTAAGAAATCTTTTGAGGTCGTTTTTCACCGGTTTGTCTGTAGCTGCGGTATCACATCCGACAAGGTAATTCAGGGAGAAGAATTAAGAATAACACAGGTAACATTTAAAAATAACGAACATGAGTAA
- a CDS encoding urease accessory protein UreD: MESSIKINVEREGTYSVLKESYHNAPYKLTHYGAPRAQEHLEMIIMSASPGIMDEDHLTIDIRVKKDACFKLFTQSFNKLHPMKKGATQDTIIKLEANSILQYVPHPVTPFKDAIFHASNRIDMHETATLIWGDIISAGRIYMNEAFQFQKVHSRTTLYRDGKLIYTDNQCLMPHEHPVRKLLFFEDYTHQAAFIYSGPFARQMKEEFDEILAGSYENITFGFTYCADNSILLRALGHDGELLYSFLTMLSQMCWEFTQYQQQLLINESVVLSQETQEIGDKEIPEPKAPAKKKSRKKTAA, from the coding sequence ATGGAAAGTAGTATTAAGATCAATGTCGAAAGAGAAGGTACCTATAGTGTGTTGAAGGAAAGTTATCATAATGCTCCTTACAAACTGACACATTATGGCGCCCCCCGGGCACAGGAGCATCTTGAGATGATCATTATGAGTGCCTCGCCCGGTATTATGGACGAAGATCACCTGACTATTGATATCCGCGTCAAGAAAGATGCCTGTTTCAAGTTGTTTACCCAGTCCTTCAATAAGCTGCATCCAATGAAAAAGGGAGCGACACAGGATACGATAATCAAACTGGAAGCAAACAGTATACTGCAATACGTCCCGCATCCTGTTACACCTTTCAAAGATGCCATCTTTCATGCAAGCAATCGAATTGATATGCATGAAACAGCTACGCTCATCTGGGGAGATATTATCAGCGCCGGCAGAATCTATATGAATGAAGCCTTCCAGTTTCAGAAAGTCCACAGCCGTACAACACTGTACAGAGACGGGAAACTGATCTATACAGACAATCAATGCCTGATGCCGCATGAGCATCCCGTACGCAAGTTGTTATTCTTCGAAGACTATACCCATCAGGCTGCTTTTATCTATTCAGGTCCGTTTGCCAGACAGATGAAAGAAGAATTTGATGAAATATTAGCCGGATCATATGAAAACATCACTTTCGGCTTTACATACTGTGCAGACAACAGTATTCTGCTGAGGGCACTCGGACACGATGGCGAATTGTTGTACAGCTTTCTGACTATGCTGTCACAAATGTGCTGGGAATTTACACAATATCAGCAGCAGTTGCTGATCAACGAAAGTGTAGTGCTGTCTCAAGAGACACAAGAGATCGGAGATAAGGAAATCCCGGAACCTAAAGCTCCGGCCAAAAAGAAAAGTAGAAAGAAAACAGCAGCCTGA
- the ureG gene encoding urease accessory protein UreG, with translation MDRKYVKIGVAGPVGSGKTALIERLTRQMAADYSICVVTNDIYTREDAQFLQKNSTLPAERISGVETGGCPHTAIREDASMNIEAVEELVQRFPDTEIVFVESGGDNLTATFSPDLADITIFVIDVAEGEKIPRKGGPGITRSDLLLINKIDLAPYVHADLSVMERDAKRMRGERPFIFTNLMTLEGLEDVKSWIKKYALLEN, from the coding sequence ATGGATAGAAAATATGTGAAGATAGGAGTGGCCGGACCAGTAGGCTCAGGCAAGACCGCTCTGATAGAAAGACTGACCAGACAGATGGCAGCAGACTACAGCATCTGTGTAGTGACCAATGATATATACACGCGTGAAGACGCGCAGTTTCTGCAGAAAAACTCCACTCTTCCGGCAGAACGTATTTCAGGTGTAGAGACAGGAGGTTGTCCGCACACTGCAATACGTGAGGATGCTTCTATGAACATTGAAGCAGTAGAAGAGCTGGTTCAGCGTTTTCCCGATACGGAAATCGTATTTGTGGAAAGCGGGGGAGATAATCTTACCGCAACATTTAGTCCTGATCTGGCGGATATCACCATCTTCGTTATCGATGTGGCAGAGGGAGAAAAGATTCCCCGTAAAGGTGGCCCTGGGATTACCCGTTCGGATCTGCTGCTGATCAACAAGATAGATCTTGCTCCATATGTGCATGCTGATCTGTCTGTCATGGAACGTGATGCAAAGCGTATGCGTGGAGAAAGACCATTCATCTTTACCAATCTGATGACACTCGAAGGACTGGAAGATGTAAAAAGCTGGATAAAAAAATATGCACTGTTAGAAAACTAA
- a CDS encoding urease accessory protein UreF: MNPLLTLLQINDSVFPIGSFTHSYGLETYIHERIVHNSATAQEYAESMLRHSVFYNDAAFFHQAWTLCEGKFSKVALLKLDNLVTSLKSPAEIREASRKLAIRFLKVVESFKSVKRCRTYLEAIQSGEAGGHYAIALAMYAQSQQITYSDALSAFYYNTLNGMVTNCAKLVPISQMDGQKMMFNLQGLIQELVGKQKDMDPDMLGNCCVAQDVRCMQHEKLYTRIYIS, translated from the coding sequence ATGAATCCTTTGTTGACCCTGCTGCAGATCAATGATTCTGTATTTCCAATCGGGAGTTTTACACATTCCTATGGCTTGGAGACTTATATACACGAGCGTATCGTACACAACAGCGCCACGGCGCAGGAATATGCAGAATCTATGCTGAGACACAGTGTGTTTTATAATGATGCTGCATTTTTTCATCAGGCCTGGACCCTCTGTGAAGGTAAGTTTAGCAAAGTTGCATTGCTGAAGCTGGATAATCTGGTTACCTCTCTCAAATCCCCTGCTGAAATCAGGGAGGCAAGCCGTAAGCTGGCTATTCGTTTTCTAAAAGTAGTAGAGAGTTTCAAATCTGTAAAAAGATGCCGGACTTACCTGGAGGCGATACAATCAGGAGAAGCGGGAGGACATTATGCAATTGCACTGGCGATGTATGCACAGTCTCAGCAAATAACATATTCCGATGCGCTAAGTGCATTTTATTACAATACCCTCAATGGTATGGTCACCAATTGCGCCAAGCTCGTTCCTATCAGTCAGATGGACGGACAGAAAATGATGTTTAATCTTCAGGGATTGATACAGGAACTCGTCGGAAAACAAAAAGATATGGATCCCGATATGCTCGGCAACTGTTGCGTGGCACAGGATGTACGCTGTATGCAGCATGAGAAACTTTATACCAGGATTTACATTTCATAA
- a CDS encoding urease accessory protein UreE has translation MIRSHNIADNIYRSSESFRGLETDYLELEWYEAEKGILRRFTTGGREIGFRNQTAQSLENGDVIFRDTSLCVAIRILPCLCLVIHPANMLEMANVCFEIGNRHLPVSIRSSSEVVIAYEDPLYRLLVKQGYQTVIEDRVLQQTQTLRIHEWTQKTKFKITLASKINESFVDPAADQ, from the coding sequence ATGATTCGTTCACATAACATAGCAGACAATATTTACCGTTCATCCGAATCGTTTAGAGGGCTGGAAACCGATTATCTCGAACTGGAATGGTATGAAGCTGAAAAAGGTATTTTACGTCGGTTTACAACCGGAGGACGTGAGATTGGCTTTCGCAATCAGACGGCTCAATCCCTGGAGAATGGTGATGTGATCTTCAGGGACACGTCCTTGTGTGTGGCGATCCGGATTTTGCCTTGTTTATGTTTAGTGATACATCCGGCAAATATGCTGGAAATGGCAAATGTTTGTTTCGAAATAGGAAACCGGCATTTGCCTGTTTCTATCCGCTCCTCATCCGAGGTAGTGATTGCTTATGAGGACCCTTTATACCGGTTACTTGTCAAGCAAGGCTATCAAACTGTAATTGAGGACCGGGTATTACAGCAGACACAGACATTGCGTATCCATGAATGGACGCAGAAAACAAAATTTAAAATAACATTAGCAAGTAAGATAAATGAATCCTTTGTTGACCCTGCTGCAGATCAATGA
- the ureC gene encoding urease subunit alpha, protein MSEWNRRDWIKIVGLASASIATTKLNALGLEKLGLDKSSIRYDEDGALYIPRHKYASLFGPTTGDRVRLADTELMIEIEKDYAVYGEENKFGGGKTIRDGMGQSARALRDEDVLDFCINNVIIIDHWGIVKADVGIKDGKIVGVGKAGNPDVQDGVTKGMIIGPSTEVHGGAGMIMTAGGIDTHIHFISPTQIETALYSGVTTFIGGGTGPADGTNATTVTSGKWFIHKMLEAFENLPINVGFFGKGNVSTTRPIEEQIEAGALGVKIHEDWGATPSTIDAALKVADKYDVQVAIHTDTLNEAGFLEDTVAAIDGRVIHTFHTEGAGGGHAPDIIKIAMYPNILPASTNPTKPFTVNTAEEHLDMLMVCHHLDKNVKEDLAFADSRIRPQTIAAEDILQDMGVFSIMSSDSQAMGRVGEVISRTFQTAHKMKVQRGPLDRDSGTGNDNFRVKRYISKFTINPAKAHGIDKYVGSIEPGKYADLILWKPELFGVKPEMIIKAGMVLGAKMGDANASIPTPQPIIYRQMFGNFGKAVSNICFNFVSKVSIENGTIDSLKLARKSLPVEGCRKVMKKDMVHNDATPNIVVDPETYNVTVDGVLATCEPMGELPMAQRYFLF, encoded by the coding sequence ATGAGTGAATGGAATAGAAGAGACTGGATTAAGATCGTAGGTCTGGCTTCCGCAAGTATCGCAACGACTAAACTTAATGCCTTAGGTCTCGAAAAATTAGGACTTGATAAATCATCTATCCGTTATGATGAAGATGGTGCATTATACATACCCCGACATAAATATGCATCACTTTTCGGGCCGACTACAGGCGATAGAGTACGTCTGGCAGATACCGAGCTGATGATCGAAATCGAAAAAGACTACGCTGTATACGGAGAAGAGAACAAGTTTGGCGGAGGTAAGACCATCCGTGACGGAATGGGACAGTCTGCACGTGCTTTGCGGGATGAGGATGTCCTGGATTTCTGTATCAACAATGTCATTATTATTGACCATTGGGGTATTGTAAAAGCCGATGTAGGTATCAAAGACGGTAAGATTGTAGGTGTTGGTAAGGCCGGTAATCCGGATGTACAGGATGGAGTTACCAAAGGTATGATCATTGGTCCGTCTACTGAAGTACACGGAGGAGCCGGTATGATCATGACAGCAGGAGGTATCGATACCCATATTCACTTTATCAGTCCGACACAAATCGAAACTGCTCTTTACAGCGGTGTGACTACCTTTATCGGCGGAGGAACAGGACCTGCTGACGGTACCAATGCCACTACAGTAACTTCCGGAAAATGGTTTATCCATAAAATGCTGGAAGCATTCGAAAATCTTCCGATCAATGTAGGTTTTTTTGGTAAAGGGAATGTGTCTACGACCAGACCTATTGAAGAACAGATTGAAGCCGGCGCATTAGGTGTCAAGATACACGAAGATTGGGGCGCTACACCATCTACTATTGATGCTGCTCTGAAAGTAGCTGACAAGTATGATGTGCAGGTAGCTATCCATACCGATACCCTCAATGAGGCAGGTTTCCTTGAAGATACTGTAGCAGCTATCGATGGTCGTGTGATACACACCTTCCATACAGAAGGTGCCGGTGGAGGACATGCTCCGGATATTATCAAGATTGCGATGTATCCTAATATTCTTCCGGCTTCCACCAATCCGACAAAACCGTTTACAGTCAATACTGCAGAAGAACATCTGGACATGCTGATGGTATGTCACCATCTGGACAAGAATGTCAAAGAAGATCTTGCCTTTGCAGATTCACGTATCCGGCCGCAGACCATTGCTGCGGAGGATATTTTACAGGATATGGGCGTATTTTCTATTATGAGTTCTGACAGTCAGGCTATGGGACGTGTAGGTGAAGTAATCTCCCGTACATTCCAGACCGCTCATAAAATGAAAGTACAACGTGGTCCGCTGGACCGTGACAGTGGCACCGGCAATGACAACTTCCGTGTGAAAAGATACATTTCTAAATTTACCATCAATCCGGCCAAAGCACATGGTATCGATAAATATGTAGGTTCTATCGAACCCGGAAAATATGCAGATCTAATTCTCTGGAAACCTGAATTGTTTGGAGTCAAACCCGAAATGATTATCAAAGCAGGAATGGTTCTGGGTGCAAAAATGGGAGATGCCAATGCATCTATTCCTACACCTCAGCCGATCATATACCGTCAGATGTTCGGTAATTTCGGAAAGGCTGTGTCCAATATCTGTTTCAACTTTGTGTCCAAAGTATCTATTGAAAACGGAACGATCGATTCGCTCAAACTGGCCAGAAAAAGTCTGCCGGTCGAAGGATGTCGTAAAGTGATGAAAAAGGACATGGTACATAATGATGCTACTCCTAATATTGTGGTAGATCCCGAAACATACAATGTAACTGTAGATGGCGTATTAGCTACATGTGAGCCTATGGGCGAACTACCAATGGCACAACGCTACTTCCTGTTCTGA
- the ureB gene encoding urease subunit beta gives MVPGEYFLKAEDIKANAGYKTTHVVVANTGDRPIQIGSHYHFFEVNKALQFDREKTFGMRLNIPASTAVRFEPGEKKEVILVEIGGDKEIHGFNGLTNGKYTSEKVKSAAISKMKKQQFKSSQ, from the coding sequence ATGGTACCTGGAGAATACTTTTTAAAAGCAGAAGATATTAAAGCGAATGCGGGCTACAAAACAACGCATGTGGTGGTAGCCAATACAGGCGACCGTCCTATACAAATCGGGTCGCATTATCATTTTTTTGAAGTGAACAAAGCTTTACAATTCGACCGCGAAAAAACGTTCGGTATGCGCCTGAATATTCCGGCAAGTACAGCGGTTCGGTTCGAACCCGGAGAAAAGAAAGAAGTCATTTTAGTAGAGATCGGTGGCGATAAAGAAATACATGGCTTCAATGGTCTGACCAATGGTAAATATACCAGTGAAAAGGTCAAATCTGCTGCAATTTCTAAAATGAAAAAACAACAGTTTAAATCATCTCAATAA
- the ureA gene encoding urease subunit gamma, producing the protein MHLTPRETEKLMLHLAGELAAKRLKRGVKLNYPESIAYISAELMEKARDGKSVAELMEWGTKLLKRKQVMEGVPEMIHDVQIEVTFPDGTKLVTVHNPIR; encoded by the coding sequence ATGCATTTAACACCAAGAGAAACAGAAAAGTTAATGTTGCATCTAGCAGGAGAACTAGCAGCAAAGCGATTAAAACGAGGAGTGAAACTCAACTACCCGGAGAGTATTGCCTATATCAGTGCCGAACTAATGGAGAAAGCGCGGGATGGAAAAAGTGTTGCAGAACTGATGGAATGGGGCACTAAATTACTGAAAAGAAAACAGGTGATGGAAGGTGTTCCGGAGATGATACATGACGTACAGATCGAAGTTACATTCCCGGACGGAACCAAACTGGTGACCGTTCATAACCCTATCCGATAA
- a CDS encoding porin, whose translation MKRITFTVLFTGLIHLVCAQQNRASLLNPAGQAESKDDSLQTAEPDRAQLFKFDVLLRTAFDADNPGKEEALSRFNLEEARLLLHGDYNDRLSYKVRFRLNRSFSPLGLDNSSQALDFASIEYKFGNKRDWSVTLGKQSAMVGSYEFENNPIYEFMFTDYVDRILNLFVVGGKLSYNLNTDHSFHLQMYNTVNNTFDTHLANNGFVMGDLKRAKAPVGGYLTWVGSFADKRFHTKWSYNLAQFAEGRATQAISLANKYKTDNQMIYLDLQYSHMGADHAFIASRAINDFYARTGDQRQLAKNVVYKSAVLRYDQFLNDKWEVALKGAIETAGSKDDETVGNDFRTNYTYFAALQHKPFKKQDLRFYVGYVGNSVRYADRMAMDKTQFNRLTVGGYFTIPVY comes from the coding sequence ATGAAACGTATAACATTTACAGTTCTTTTTACAGGATTAATTCATCTGGTTTGCGCACAGCAAAATCGTGCCTCTTTGTTAAACCCTGCGGGTCAGGCAGAAAGTAAAGACGATTCCCTGCAGACTGCAGAACCCGATCGTGCGCAACTTTTCAAATTTGATGTTCTGTTACGGACAGCTTTTGATGCTGACAATCCGGGAAAAGAAGAGGCCTTGAGCCGTTTCAATCTGGAGGAAGCCCGCCTTCTGCTGCATGGAGACTATAATGATCGCCTGTCTTATAAAGTAAGGTTCCGGCTCAACAGATCTTTTTCACCTTTAGGACTCGACAACTCTTCTCAGGCATTGGATTTTGCTTCGATAGAGTACAAATTCGGAAATAAACGTGACTGGTCAGTGACGCTTGGAAAACAGAGTGCTATGGTAGGATCCTATGAATTTGAAAACAATCCGATCTACGAATTTATGTTTACCGATTATGTAGACCGCATATTGAATCTCTTTGTGGTCGGAGGTAAACTTTCCTATAACCTGAATACGGACCACAGTTTCCACCTGCAGATGTACAATACAGTCAACAATACCTTTGATACCCATCTGGCCAATAATGGTTTTGTTATGGGTGATCTGAAGCGGGCCAAAGCTCCCGTAGGCGGATATCTCACCTGGGTGGGGTCTTTTGCAGATAAGCGTTTTCATACCAAATGGTCCTATAATCTGGCTCAGTTTGCCGAAGGGAGAGCCACACAGGCCATTTCACTGGCCAACAAATACAAGACAGATAATCAGATGATCTATCTGGATCTGCAATACTCACATATGGGTGCGGATCATGCATTTATTGCATCCAGAGCCATCAACGATTTCTATGCCCGGACAGGAGATCAGCGTCAGCTGGCTAAAAACGTGGTATACAAATCAGCGGTATTGCGTTATGATCAGTTTCTGAATGATAAATGGGAAGTTGCATTGAAGGGTGCCATAGAAACTGCCGGAAGTAAAGATGACGAGACTGTCGGTAATGATTTCAGAACAAACTATACCTATTTCGCCGCCTTACAACATAAGCCTTTCAAAAAACAGGATTTACGATTCTATGTAGGATACGTCGGCAATAGTGTGAGGTATGCCGACCGGATGGCTATGGACAAAACACAGTTCAACAGATTGACTGTCGGAGGATACTTTACCATTCCTGTTTATTAG